One region of Haloprofundus salilacus genomic DNA includes:
- a CDS encoding alpha/beta fold hydrolase, with product MSVTDNEAVEEITGRYVHITVGGVDHRVYFEENGPEDGIPLLCQHTAGCNNQEWRHLLTDDEITNEFRVIAYDLPFHGKSVPPTSQPWWTEDYTLDAKQFAETIVAIADALELEDPIYMGSSMGGNITLELADWHPERFRALIGLECGAHSPGFYIDWLDHPEVNTSEVNAYSCWGLMAPQSPEQTRRETMYLYEQGATGVFKGDLYYYSVDHDYRDRLDDVKADQCPLYIVNGEYDYLTTPDDGRETAEGVGDGAVAMEMARIGHFPMSENPELFNAYLREILDDITGKREGKLPDVIEPDDVGVELTPTAPTEQKTESD from the coding sequence ATGAGCGTCACCGACAACGAGGCCGTCGAGGAGATCACCGGTCGATACGTCCACATCACCGTCGGCGGCGTCGACCACCGCGTCTACTTCGAGGAGAACGGTCCCGAGGACGGGATTCCGCTGCTCTGTCAGCACACCGCCGGGTGTAACAACCAAGAGTGGCGACATCTGCTGACCGACGACGAAATAACCAACGAATTCCGCGTCATCGCGTACGACCTCCCGTTCCACGGGAAGTCCGTCCCGCCGACGAGTCAGCCGTGGTGGACCGAAGATTACACGCTGGACGCAAAGCAGTTCGCCGAGACCATCGTCGCCATCGCGGACGCCCTCGAACTCGAAGATCCCATCTACATGGGGTCGAGCATGGGCGGGAACATCACGCTCGAACTGGCCGACTGGCACCCCGAGCGGTTTCGGGCGCTCATCGGCCTCGAGTGCGGCGCGCACAGTCCCGGCTTCTACATCGACTGGCTCGACCACCCCGAGGTCAACACCTCGGAGGTTAACGCCTACTCCTGTTGGGGACTGATGGCCCCGCAGAGTCCGGAACAGACGCGTCGCGAGACGATGTATCTGTACGAACAGGGGGCGACGGGCGTGTTCAAAGGCGACCTCTACTACTACTCCGTCGACCACGATTACCGCGACAGACTCGACGACGTGAAGGCCGACCAGTGTCCGCTGTACATCGTCAACGGCGAGTACGACTACCTGACGACGCCCGACGACGGGCGCGAAACGGCCGAAGGCGTCGGCGACGGCGCAGTCGCGATGGAGATGGCCCGGATCGGTCACTTCCCGATGAGCGAGAACCCGGAGCTGTTCAACGCCTACCTCAGAGAGATACTCGACGACATCACCGGCAAGAGAGAGGGCAAGCTGCCGGACGTCATCGAACCCGACGACGTCGGCGTGGAACTGACGCCGACAGCGCCGACGGAGCAGAAGACCGAGAGCGACTGA
- a CDS encoding homoserine kinase, with product MITVRAPATSANLGSGFDVFGVALGRPADVVRVERASETTIDVTGTGSRYIPEDPDKNTVGAVAEALDAPAHIRIDKGVRPSSGLGSSAASAAGAAVALNELYGRGLTREELVSVAAKGEAVVSGEAHADNVAPALLGGFTVATDSGVTSVDAEVPVVACLPEIAVSTRDARGVLPSEATLDELVSTVGNASTLTVGMCRSDPELVGRGMDDPVVTPARAALITGYDDVRDAALRTGATGVTVSGAGPSIFAVCRRGKRRRVAAAMVETFGNAGVNARAYQTEVGEGATVL from the coding sequence ATGATTACCGTGCGCGCGCCGGCGACCAGTGCGAACCTCGGAAGCGGCTTCGACGTGTTCGGCGTCGCGCTCGGTCGACCGGCGGACGTCGTCCGCGTCGAACGCGCCAGCGAGACGACCATCGACGTGACCGGCACCGGGAGCCGGTACATCCCCGAAGACCCCGACAAAAACACCGTCGGGGCCGTCGCCGAGGCGCTCGACGCGCCGGCGCACATTCGCATCGACAAGGGCGTCCGACCCTCGTCGGGTCTCGGATCGTCGGCCGCGAGCGCCGCGGGGGCCGCCGTCGCACTCAACGAACTGTACGGCCGCGGCCTCACCCGCGAGGAGCTCGTCTCCGTCGCCGCGAAGGGCGAGGCCGTCGTCTCCGGCGAGGCACACGCCGACAACGTCGCGCCTGCGCTGCTCGGCGGCTTCACCGTCGCCACCGACAGCGGCGTGACGAGCGTCGACGCGGAGGTGCCGGTCGTCGCCTGCCTCCCGGAAATCGCCGTCTCGACGCGCGATGCTCGTGGCGTCCTCCCCTCGGAAGCGACGCTCGACGAACTCGTCTCGACGGTCGGCAACGCGTCGACGCTCACTGTCGGCATGTGTCGCAGCGACCCCGAACTCGTCGGCCGTGGGATGGACGACCCGGTTGTCACCCCCGCCCGCGCGGCGCTCATCACCGGCTATGACGACGTGCGCGACGCCGCGCTCCGAACGGGCGCGACGGGCGTCACCGTCAGCGGCGCGGGCCCGTCGATTTTCGCCGTCTGTCGCCGCGGCAAACGCAGACGCGTCGCCGCGGCGATGGTCGAGACGTTCGGCAACGCGGGCGTCAACGCGCGAGCGTATCAGACCGAAGTCGGCGAGGGTGCGACGGTTCTCTGA
- the pdxS gene encoding pyridoxal 5'-phosphate synthase lyase subunit PdxS, which yields MTEETDLTELKRGTDLVKRGFAQMQKGGVIMDVVTREQARVAEDAGAVAVMALEAVPADIRKRGGVARMPDPANVTEIIDEVSIPVMGKARIGHHTEAQILEALGVDMIDESEVLTPADDEYHIDKREFTSPFVCGARNLGEALRRIDEGAAMIRTKGEAGTGDVNQAVQHQRTIKGSIRELKGKNHEEREKWARENEAPADLVHETAKMGRLPVVNFAAGGIATPADAALMMHHGCDGIFVGSGIFGAENPEAMGEAIVEAVNNWDDPERLADIATDVGRGMKGQSNSEMSDEEKLQGRGV from the coding sequence ATGACCGAGGAGACAGACCTCACCGAACTCAAGCGCGGCACCGACCTCGTCAAGCGAGGCTTCGCACAGATGCAGAAAGGCGGCGTCATCATGGACGTCGTCACGCGCGAGCAGGCCCGCGTCGCCGAGGACGCCGGCGCGGTCGCCGTGATGGCGCTGGAGGCCGTGCCGGCCGACATCCGCAAGCGCGGCGGCGTCGCCCGGATGCCCGACCCGGCGAACGTCACCGAGATAATCGACGAAGTCTCCATCCCGGTGATGGGGAAAGCCCGCATCGGCCACCACACCGAGGCGCAGATTCTCGAAGCGCTCGGCGTCGACATGATCGACGAGTCCGAGGTGCTGACGCCCGCCGACGACGAGTACCACATCGACAAGCGCGAGTTTACCTCGCCGTTCGTCTGCGGCGCGCGCAACCTCGGCGAGGCGCTGCGGCGCATCGACGAGGGCGCTGCGATGATCCGGACGAAGGGCGAGGCCGGGACGGGCGACGTGAACCAGGCCGTCCAGCACCAGCGCACCATCAAGGGTTCAATCCGCGAACTCAAGGGGAAGAACCACGAGGAGCGCGAGAAGTGGGCCCGCGAGAACGAAGCGCCCGCAGATCTCGTCCACGAGACCGCGAAGATGGGTCGACTGCCCGTCGTCAACTTCGCCGCGGGCGGTATCGCGACGCCCGCCGACGCGGCGCTGATGATGCACCACGGCTGCGACGGCATCTTCGTCGGCTCCGGCATCTTCGGCGCGGAGAACCCCGAGGCGATGGGCGAGGCCATCGTCGAAGCCGTCAACAACTGGGACGACCCCGAGCGCCTCGCCGACATCGCGACCGACGTGGGTAGGGGGATGAAGGGGCAGTCGAACAGCGAGATGTCCGACGAGGAGAAGCTGCAGGGTCGCGGCGTCTGA
- the yciH gene encoding stress response translation initiation inhibitor YciH, with the protein MAKDKDLGSISGLPDELGIDDDLARTQQVLTVSVDTRRYGKPVTLVKGFEGDTNVKELASTLKRKLACGGTVEDGVIELQGNHKERVPDVLREQGYTVET; encoded by the coding sequence GTGGCAAAGGACAAAGACCTCGGTTCCATTTCCGGACTCCCGGACGAACTCGGCATCGACGACGACCTCGCGCGCACCCAGCAGGTACTGACAGTATCCGTCGACACGCGACGTTACGGCAAACCCGTCACGCTCGTGAAGGGCTTCGAGGGCGACACCAACGTGAAGGAACTCGCCTCGACACTGAAGCGGAAACTCGCCTGCGGCGGCACAGTCGAAGACGGCGTCATCGAGTTGCAGGGCAACCACAAGGAGAGAGTGCCAGACGTCCTGCGCGAGCAGGGTTACACCGTCGAAACCTAA
- a CDS encoding universal stress protein encodes MKRALVVVTESERSKQLVREAGELAAEVDAELVLLSVTAQSAYDDTRQSTVDAGAPESAYSLADARNDAEELAESVADEVLADLDVGYETVGAVGRLADRILGIATELDCDHVFIAGRRRSPTGKALFGDATQEVLLSFDGPVTVSLGDD; translated from the coding sequence ATGAAACGTGCACTCGTCGTCGTCACGGAATCGGAGCGCTCGAAGCAACTGGTTCGCGAAGCGGGCGAACTCGCCGCCGAGGTCGACGCCGAACTCGTCCTGCTCTCGGTCACTGCACAGTCGGCGTACGACGATACCCGCCAATCGACCGTCGACGCCGGCGCGCCGGAGTCTGCGTACTCGCTCGCCGACGCCCGAAACGACGCCGAGGAGCTCGCAGAGAGCGTCGCCGACGAGGTGCTCGCCGATCTAGACGTCGGCTACGAGACGGTCGGCGCGGTGGGTCGACTCGCGGACCGAATCCTCGGTATCGCCACCGAACTCGACTGCGACCACGTGTTCATCGCCGGCCGTCGGCGCTCGCCGACTGGGAAGGCGCTGTTCGGCGACGCGACTCAAGAGGTGCTGTTATCGTTCGACGGTCCGGTAACGGTGAGTCTCGGCGACGACTGA
- a CDS encoding GNAT family N-acetyltransferase, translated as MEYRPLPEAHEDAYRRILEYAFSPEDGPELDDDPPERPDIFSSRAVYAGADEETSDADLDSDDIRAVCGWYDFSMLVRGSSRRVGGLAAVASPPETRRRGHIGRMLDAFLAELREEGVPFSALWPFDYAFYARFGWATTNTYDRTTLPPGELSSVVGDADDASGRFRRVDVDEYEALDAVHREAATETLALRRTEGWWRHRVFESWGTNPYVYGWENDDGDLRGYLVYTVENDAAEEEKTMHLRELAGVDAEARRNLLRFCRDHDSQVEHVRFDGPLGADLLYRLSDPRAATVERRSGPMVRVVDVRAAVESVPVPDDASDSVALAVTDDRCAWNDGAFEIHAAEGRATCETTDFAPTLRLGVGALSQILVGARSARALRDDGRIDAVEGVGDADAAAAEAVATLDALYPTENVYLREFF; from the coding sequence ATGGAGTACAGACCGTTACCGGAGGCGCACGAAGACGCCTACCGACGGATCCTGGAGTACGCGTTCAGCCCGGAAGACGGGCCGGAACTCGACGACGACCCGCCGGAGCGTCCCGACATTTTCTCGTCGCGAGCGGTGTACGCGGGCGCCGACGAGGAGACGTCCGACGCCGACCTCGATAGCGACGACATCCGGGCGGTCTGCGGATGGTACGACTTCTCGATGCTGGTTCGCGGGTCGTCCCGACGCGTCGGCGGTCTCGCGGCCGTCGCCTCCCCGCCGGAGACGCGGCGACGGGGACACATCGGCCGGATGCTCGACGCGTTTCTCGCCGAACTCCGCGAGGAAGGAGTTCCGTTCTCGGCGCTGTGGCCGTTCGACTACGCCTTCTACGCGCGATTCGGCTGGGCGACGACGAACACCTACGACCGGACGACGCTCCCGCCGGGCGAACTCTCTTCGGTGGTCGGCGACGCGGACGACGCGAGCGGCCGGTTCCGCCGCGTCGACGTCGACGAGTACGAGGCGCTCGACGCCGTCCACCGCGAGGCGGCGACGGAGACGCTCGCGCTCAGACGGACCGAGGGCTGGTGGCGACACCGCGTCTTCGAGTCGTGGGGGACGAACCCCTACGTCTACGGGTGGGAGAACGACGACGGAGACCTTCGAGGGTACCTCGTTTACACCGTCGAGAACGACGCCGCCGAGGAAGAGAAAACGATGCACCTGCGCGAACTCGCCGGCGTCGACGCCGAGGCCCGCCGCAACCTGCTCCGATTCTGCCGGGACCACGACTCGCAGGTCGAACACGTCCGCTTCGACGGACCGCTCGGCGCCGACCTGCTCTACCGGCTTTCGGACCCGCGCGCGGCGACGGTCGAACGCCGTTCGGGACCGATGGTCCGCGTCGTCGACGTTCGCGCCGCGGTCGAATCGGTGCCAGTTCCCGACGACGCGTCCGACTCCGTCGCGCTCGCGGTGACCGACGACCGCTGCGCGTGGAACGACGGCGCGTTCGAGATTCACGCCGCCGAGGGACGCGCGACGTGCGAGACGACGGACTTCGCCCCGACGCTCCGCCTCGGCGTCGGCGCGCTCTCACAGATTCTCGTTGGTGCGCGCTCGGCGCGGGCGCTCCGGGACGACGGCCGAATCGACGCGGTTGAGGGCGTCGGCGACGCCGATGCCGCCGCCGCGGAGGCGGTTGCGACGCTCGACGCGCTGTATCCGACGGAGAACGTGTACCTCCGCGAGTTCTTCTGA